From the Anastrepha obliqua isolate idAnaObli1 unplaced genomic scaffold, idAnaObli1_1.0 ptg000225l, whole genome shotgun sequence genome, the window CACGCAGGTTAGAATGCCTCCAGGTATTTCGTGGACGTCCAGGTCGTCTGTGTCCTTGACATATCCATACAGCTATATGCACCTCAGATTTTTATACAActatattacttaaaaatattggatattttcttaaaattctatactcagttcaaaaaatggaacatcATAACACCGAAAATTACACTATCCGCCTTAGCCACCACATTTTTCCTTTTTAGTATTAGTACCTGCATATACCTAAGGGCTTTAGGATAACGAAAACGGCAAGAATTTGGAAGTAATCTGATTTGAAatgacttcaaaaaaatttagtacacgCAATAtctgctttcacaaaaaatttaagttttttatttacatatttcataattccctttttaatacCATATTCTGTTATTTGCGTACACAAATTCAGCGCTTTcacatgaatgtatgtatgaataaacTACgcacttttcataaaaataatttcaatttcgtTCACGCTCGCTTACCCCTCAAGGTGTATGGAACCATTCTCATGGCAAGTGAGACGCTGGCAGGGAGCAATGCCCACATTTACTCCCAGCTTCAGTTCATCGCCGCGATAGACACATTTGCCAGGATTATCTAACACAAAAAAGGGCAATGAAAggttttgcatgaaatttaacaatacaaaatattttttatttcaacttttttttttcattttttaatttttgtttttctatattttttgacattttcacaaatattttgctttgcaCTTTGCACACACCTGGATCAGGCGCTATTAGACCGGAATATGCCTCAGTGATGGTGCCGtgtaaaagcaacaacactAGAGCGCCGGTAAATAGCAGAGCAATTTGTAGAAACGCGCTTTGCCGTGAACAAAACATGACGAAACTCAATTAAGAACTGAGCTGAGCCACCAAGTGCGGGAGTGATTTGAGCCTTAAGGGTCGTTTGAAACTGAGTGAAGTGATGACAAGCAGCCAGCGCACCTAGAGATCTCTTTTAGTATTCTCCGTGCCACTGAGTGGTTATCTAGAATGTCAGACTTGCGACACTCAACTCATTTCGAATTGTGTATTTTCTCTCAGCTTTAAATTGAGTTTGTTCACTTTGGCTTTAATTTCCTTTCCAAGCACCATTTGGCGCTGATCAGTGGTGTTCACTCAAAAGTGCTGGACTTACATTTACaaacggttgttgttgttgtttttctgttttgtacATGCATTGAGTTTCATTTCCAATTTTGATTTTGTCGTCTCtctgttttgtatttatattggtttgtatatatttattattccaCTTTTGCTTGGCAATCGAATCGAGCGCTCATTCTACACACAAACGCCCGCACACACACAGCGCGGGTCAGAGGTTATCGTTCCGATTAACTGACGGCGCAATTTCATTTGTAAATatggaatttcaatttttttacactaTTTTTCGTGTAtctattttcgatttttttctagaaaattttGCAATCAGTTTTCGTtgatatttgttgttattttcctGAATCATTTTATTctgtttttgctactttttctattttatgtgcatatatgagcgtacatacatatgtacgtatgtacgtaggtgtaagtttaataaaattgttgtatagtacttttatttttctgaCCATTGATGTTCTGATGGTCTGTCGGTCGCATGCTGATCATTTCTATGAATGAAAATTCATTGTGTACATGAAAGCCTTTTTGAAGTGCATAcacccatatgtatgtatgtatggatattaAGGTGCATCACCAcccatacaaacaaacaaaaacaaacaaggcGGTACCCAtcgaaattacaaaatttattatatattaacacTTCCGCCTAAATAGAAGAATATTAGACTTTCGTGAATTGGACCAATTTGAAGGCATTTCCAAAGTCTCATAATTTGAATTCCGTgcctaatattttaaagaattatATGTAGACCTTTATTCACCACCTGAGGTGAcgttttgaaagaaatatttttaaaaactaatttaatttatacaaaacTCGATTGATCAGGTATCTTTAGATCGATCCAGCTTCcgtaaatctaaatatttttcattatattttggcGGAAGCCttaaatatagtaaattttttaaatcctgTAGAAAACCAGCAAGTATTTTTCGTGAGGCACCCtaatgtgtatacatacatatgtatgtacaaatgtacacACATCCACTTGCGTAAatggtttttgtatatttatctgTAAGCTTCAATGTCCATCCTCATTCTCGTCATAATCCAATCGAGCCACGCTTGCATACAAATTGCCTTCACATTTAACCCTTACTTacgaagaaatacaaaaaaatcatggttttatttttacaaatgttgCAAATTTAATGTCACAACAAACTTCTTGTATTCATAAGTAAGATATGTGTAAGGTAAGATAATAGCTTTCATAGAAACAGGGACAATGTGTGATCCAAGAGATATTATGTACCGATATAAAGTCCGCCAGCCATCGGATCAACCAACGATACTTAGACTCGCTTATAAAGTCTTATTTTTCTGCAGAGTAGTCGGCATAACAGACGCATGCAGTGCAGATTTGAATGGATGTGTAAACGCGTGGTCTGGCATACCTCAGGTGATGCATGGCAGTCactgttatttttcatttttatgaatgATTTAATGATTTTTCTTAAAACGGAATATTTAATGTTCGCGGATGTGAAGTTGTTTTTGAGAATCCGTAACGTGACTGACTGCGGTAATCCCAAAATAAAACTAGAAAATTTTCTTACGTAGTGCACAGTGAATAACTTACATCTAAATGCTCCAAAATTTTGTGGTGGGTCaagatactgaaaaaaaaatactaaagtaAAGGACTTGGGTGTGATTTTCGAatcgaaactaatttttgtggAGCATGTGGACCATATTGCACTTTCAATTGGCTTTGGGTTTATTCGTAAGAAATGGTTggatatattgttgttgttgttgtatggaACCCTTGCTCATTAGAATCAAATAGGAAGAGTGCAAGATTTTGTACTAAGTTTGCATTATCCCAACTGCATTGGCCAAATAGTTTTAGCCATTATTTGGATAGGCGTAAACTGTCAGCCTTTCAGAGCTCATCTGATAGAAGAAGTtacttatatgtacatgcagACATTCTTTCATAAATCGATTTCCAAACCCTTTTCGCATATTCAAAATCACTTACTAAAACCTTCACAAATACGAAATTAGTTTTCTCCCGCAATGTGCGGTTAATGGGTTATAAATATGTCTAAATCATAAGCACAGATTAGCGATAactacacataaatatttagattttcCTTATTCATTgtgattgttgttattgttattaatttgtAGACCTGCTGTGCATAAATTTAGCACAACTGCGACTTTCAGCTCATAGAACTCGTACATGGTTAATAGACGCAGCACTCGCTACAAATACACACACGAACACATACTCACTGTTGTTCGACCACTGCTgcgcatacatataatatatgcatatatgtatatgtgtgtagttATATCTGTAGGTGTGCTTATGTTATTATGGCAATGTAAATATGGAACGATTCAGCGATAATTGAATGAGTGTATAAAAATAATCTCGGAAGCATAATCTTGATTTATTGAGGCACTGCAAGTCAGTTGCATAAATGATTAATTAATTGTGTGCTAAAGGAGTACGAATATGGAATTTCAAGTGAAGTgaactgaaatgaaaaattaatgctATTAATCGCATTTCAAATGGGGGAATTTAGTTTATCAATGCATTACAAAAGGCATGCAGATTCACTCTTAAATGTACTTCCATGCAATTGAATCCAAATATCAGattgcttttttcttttcttctgtttttttagCTTATTAAAAAGATAACCGAAAaggtttatttcatttttgtacaaaaattctttgaaccaaatatctacttaaaaaaaaccctttcttcgaataaaacaaaaaaaaatgtataaaagcaGTAAGTGGTACAGAAGTGATTTCTCGTAGCAAAAGGCTGGCGCAATTGCATTTTACAAGCGTCTATTCAATTCAATTGTAGtcctttaaaagaatttttctcaATCGATCGAAACGAATTATTGCCCTTATATACCCGACCAATGCTTTATAGCCTATTTTTACTGGTCTCTAACGGTTCTTTTTACTTAActaaagtttaaaaatacatttagttGTTCAAAATCCCACGTAATTGTTGTTGGAGAAAAATTCTGATCATTTTAGTACACTTACGAGAGGCGGCTGATAAGTTCGTATTATTTAAGGGACAGagacctgtaaacggccatattttctctcattttcattaaaattatgtaaaatgaagaagtcaatatatttttttcgaaataggcatacagtttatttatacattaaaataatataaattgttttattttaatcatttaaaatggcggatgtacactctattcttccaggaaggacgcagcggggcttcttaatcggtgggcattgtagcatcggcggcagtgacctgaatacaaaaatccacaaatttttttgtttattaatgtcataatttctatatgaattaaataaaaatggaaaaaaaagtttcgcggaataaaatgcttcagaacaaaaaaaaaaattaattttagggcgaattttcctactatttttgcttcgaaaaaattattttttcgaaaaattttcgaattgtaaattcacatagaaagtaatatcataaaactcTAAGCCACTCTAAACCcaccctcctaaccatcccagcaccccctctccccgccctcttcctgcatcccatcggtcttcctcTTTCACCTCatctccttcataatggtaccaCAAAGGACGAAATCGTTTTTCCTCGCCCAAGTGTGCtaattccttgggcaaccataccaacctaacctaatctaaaatcataaaaaagatgtgtgcaaaatttcagggagatcggtcaataacttttcgtgTTATCGTGTACGCAATTTTTCGTTCGAAAagtatagttttgagaaaaaagcgtctaaagtcggcaacgtaattATCCCTCTTCCAGCACTCCAACGCAAATAATAGAGTCgttacggttgacgatctataatataagaaatacttaaatttacgttctaaaaattttttgacatattcttaaaggattatattaacattttgtgaaaaaaatgttgtgttcgaaattttacaggtatctgtcccatTAATGAATAAtagagaatgaaaaaaaaattagttaaaaaaatagtttcttcCCCAAAGTGAAGTACACTTATCACAGCCTGTCTTTAACCGCTGAAAATGTGTGGATCATTCTTTGCTGATCTGGAATTCCTGCTCGGCTCAGTTTCATTTTTCGGCTGGCCAGTacaaatttttcgcatttttgaacatttttttgggtcACTGCTTTCATTGAGCGATCTGGGTGGCGATCGTCTTCATCGTGAATCGCAAATTATCATGAAGtgaaatcatcatcatcatcatagtaATTACAGCTCGAGTTGAGCCAGTGCTTCTTTCACAATCGCGCTTCATACGACTCGGTTCATTGCGTTGCTCCTCCTATTATTTTTAAGGCGTACATCTGTATTAACTTCGTCTGCTCATCTTCTTGGGGTCTTCCCCGCTTTCTACTGCTCATAATAAGAGAGCTGAAAGTCATTTTCGTAATCCTGCTGTCGCCCTTCCTGAGTAGGTATCCAAACCATCTCAGCCGCTGAGCTTTAGCGCCACGCACAATGTATTGATCTAATATCAGCTGTTCGATCTCATCATTGTATCTTATTCTCTAAGATCCATCAGTTTCcccttttgtaaaaaatattattcatagAATTTTACGCTCAAAGCTGAGATGGTCGTTATTTATGTTAGATGTTCGTTGTTGAAATAGCCGAATAAATTAGTTCTCTTTGTATATGAACCTGCAAAGCCTTTATGTActattttatacttttcattCTACGTCTACTTTGCtgataattaaatttatgttcAATTTTAAAGCTGTTTCGGCACTTACATTGTGCCGTAGAACTTTCTGCTTTGCGGGGACCCCTAATAAAATGTGCCGCTTAAAATGTCTATGAAACATTTCAACCCGGTAACTGCCATTTTTAGTCAACTTTCATGTAAGCTTCTCAGAAATAATGTCAAAAAGACCCACGAGGTTAAAATATTCTGCCAAACATTGCCCAAAGTTGCTGAAAATAGTAGTAGCATTTTAACGCGATTTATGcataatatttcaaataaaccaacggcatttttgaccaaaaaaaatttaaactgcaCCCACTGCAAAAAGGTGAGAAAGAGGAGATGAATCATGCATGGTTGGATACTACCGCTTCCAATTAGCACTAAGCAACAACCCTAAAATTGTTCCATAGTGTTATCAGCCGCACCTCGTAAGCCTACTCGTATACAAAGCTCGATTTCATTAGCCTTTGCCAAAGAACAAAGTTAGTGAGCAAAGTTATAAAACCCTGTGCATTGCGGTACTCgggcatacaaatttataattaaaaatcatttagaaAAAATAGTACCTTACTTCATAAAAATCGGTCTACTTCAAGGCATTGCATTAGCATTTTGTAGCGCATAAACTTTGCAGGGCACAATCTCCCACTTTTCTCAACATGCAACAaactttttcaaagcaaaagcttcacttttatataaaattacattaaacaaatatataaaataaaatttaatgcattgtaaataatttcaaggcgcaaaatcaaaactaaaaacacgcaaaaattattcatgcaaatattttattttaatgcaaataAAGAGAGCGGAAAACGTAACTtgtaaacaaaagtaaataagtAGGTGTAAATATAACGGAGTTCAATGTCAGTGCGCTCGATGTACTTGGGCGGGTGTTTGCTTAGCGAAGTTCAGTGTtatgatgtgtgtgtgtgtgtacgggGTTGTACTTTTTAAGCACGAGAAAATTCCACGCTACGCAAGTgttcgtatatgtgtgtgtgtgagcgcgAATGGCTACTGGCCGCTGGCAAGCAAAGCAATTCAAAAGTTATACTCGCGCTACTCAAACGGCGTGTCGGTGGCAGTTGAATGTCAGGTGCATAGTTCCTACTTACCACCGGCGCCGCTGTATGGATCAAATGGCACCGCTTgcatatgtgagtgtgtgtgtatttttgggTCCCTTAAGCTTTGTGACGTACGTGgtcaccaaaatgaagaaattatttttaaatgcacccaCACACCGAGAGCAGCAAGCagcttatttactttaaaatgcatacatacacaaaaatttacataccttaaatacacatatatgcaccacacatgcatacatgtgcAAATCTACAGTATCTGTACAACTAATGCGAAAGATTCGAGAATACTACAAACTCGACTATTACACTCGGCTTTGAATAAAAGCAGAAGTATCGGGGCGAAGTAAGTCGAATACCTGTTTTTTTCATCGAGGAGTTACAAAAGTGTCTTATGCATCTCAAAGGTGCCGTTACTCCACTGATATGTGGGACTCGCACCCATTAAAAAACATTACCCTCATTTTCTAATTGTTTAATAACTTGTAGTAATTcttgatttttacaaatttttccacattttgtttgatcattttatttttgatattttgtcgttattttcttacaattttcagTAATTTTCGGGGAATATTTTTACCAAAGGCTATAACCTTTCAGTACGttttctttgtaaattttggtgaggaagtttttttgtttctaaaagaATAGCATTGAAGCAACGAAGAGAGttgataatttttaacaaatttttcttaattttttttctttaatattttcttgcttaaaatttttagcattaTTTCGTAGTTTTTATatatcctttatttattttttatattcttaatttccaagataataatataattttcatagGACTTAAGACCTGCACCTGCCCATGCCACGACAGCCCCTTCGAATAAAGCACATTGAAGCGGTTAGTGCATACTCTGGCTAAATGAAAAGTCGCACCATCCTGCAAGAATATGTAATATATACTTAGCGTGGAGGCTGTTGCGAACAATTTTAATGCGGTACCAGACTATTTTTCAGTTCCGTCATTTGGTACATGGGAATGAGCGCCTGTTCGCTCAATGAAATCTACTGATACAGGTCTGTCACAACTCCAGTTCTTTCACGGCTCAAAATAGTCACTAAAGGTAAAGCCACTGAAACAATGACAATTCTGTTCCTTTACCCCGAGACCGCTCTCCATGATATTCGCAAACACTCTCACGGCGGCATTCGTCATCAAAAGCggccattaaaaaataaattgtgtaagttcttcactatttttatataaaagggactgtaaattatttttaagcaatCGTACCCTACGGCTTAGTTTACTCTTCAAAGCCAAAGGTCTGCTCAAAGTGGTGaattttataagaaactttTACCTTTCCTAAGCCGTTGAGCAGAcactgtaaatattatataaatgcacatacatacagatatatatattatactatatttacatttgtgtatataaataagcaaatatgtgtgcatgtatgtttgtgtgcgtACATTTCAATGTCAAGCACTTTGACGGGTGGCGTAGGACGTGCTCAAGTATTACAGCGATTTCGTTTATTCTCCTTTTGcttttacatacttatacaaatatatatttttcaacttttgttttcatttgctgctgtttattttttatttaattttgccattttatttttctgctttctccacataaatattttatcaaacgCCAAATTGACCTTTATTACAGCAAAATGCAAGGCAGGAAGGAAATATTGAAGGAAGAAAATGGCAAGTCAGTCAATGAGGATGCAATGAATGGCTGAATGGCTGAATGaaagaatgaatgaatgagtggGTGAATGTAGGCCGCTACAAGGAAGGAAGTGCCATTGGACATAAGAAATAATTTGAGGAAATTCGAAAGGCAGGATGTGAGGCAGCAAGCTGAAAACAAGGCGGAGCATGCGATAAAGCTCGAGAGTggcaaacaaagaaataaaaatcgcAATTATTACCTGTAAAGGTAAATCAGTAAAGCAATTAGTCGCATCGTTTTTATTGCAGActttaaaacacaaaagaaagGACGAACTACTTAATGGGAGCGCAACTTAAAAAGttacttttctttcatttaattttgagtatttgttaaaatcaattttg encodes:
- the LOC129252490 gene encoding uncharacterized protein LOC129252490 — its product is MFCSRQSAFLQIALLFTGALVLLLLHGTITEAYSGLIAPDPDNPGKCVYRGDELKLGVNVGIAPCQRLTCHENGSIHLEGCGKLRIESCNNGERIHADKPFPECCKLRYKCKKPDGTPYYIERDAFASEQQNKLRR